Genomic DNA from Gemmatimonadota bacterium:
TTAAGCTGACTTTAAGAAGACTGAAATTACAATCCCTTGAACTCCCGGCAGAACTACTGTTGGAGGACGCCGTTGATGAATCAGATCGTGAGATTAAAACTCTTCGCCTTGAAAATGAGCGCCTCAAGTCGCGGTTACCCAAACTTTGTCTGGAGTCAGGAAAGAATTCGAATCGAGGCTTGATAGTAGTAGGCCCAAAGCTTCATCCTTATTCACCGACCGAACTCGAGGATATTCTACAGAGACTCCGTGGGAAGTATCCTTTGATGGAGATGGAGAACACTCAGAACGAATATCTTTCGAGACCGGGGGCAATCCCCAGTAGCACAGCGAGCCTGACTCTCTCCAGGGGCATAACAAGCATGTCCACCCCCAAGAACATAGCGGATATGTTAAATAAATCGGACCTGTTAAATAAATCGGTGATTACCAATGAACAACGGAAACACTACAACGATGAGTTATATGCATTCTTTGAGGAATACCGAAACTGGCTCATCCAAACGAGAGGTATTGAAATTCAGAGGTCCCTATTTAGGCCGCTCGACCTCTGGATTTTCAACAGTGGGTCTTGTCCGGCACAAGATGTGGATGTGAAGGTCCGGTTCCCCAATTTTGTAAGTGTTTCAATAGACGAAAATTCTCTGTACCTACCCCCTGAGCCAAAACCACCCGAACGACCAAAACCAAAAAACATATTCGAATCTTACTTAACCCCAGATTTTCGAACCGACCTGTCATCACTTCATTTTCGATCATTATCAGATTTAAACCGCCTTACAAACTTCCAGCCAGAAGCGTCAATATACGAAGACGATAGGGGCACCTGCGTGGCCATGCATTGGGATAATCTTAAGCACGGCTATCGTTATCAGATATCGCCAATACCACATGTGCAGTTTGAATCCTATGAATTCGTTAAGAGTTTTCAGTTAGAATATTGGATTAGCGCAGCGAATTTATCCTCTGCCCGCGAGGGTACGTTTAATGTTGAAGTTAGGATAGATTAGCCAAGGTGGGGATACTGGTATAAAAAAGGCTAAAGGCATCAATGAAAAAAGATGGGTCAAGTCCAAAAAGTTCTGTAAAATAGTAGCTCCGTGATATAGGGGTCAGAGCGTTTATTTTTAATCCGTCATGTCCAGATAGCGTCTGCCGGTGATCCACTCATCAGACCATTCCATACACAACGCACCGATCAGACGTTCACAAGCCTGCCGGTTGGGGAAGATCTGCACGACATCGGCACGTCTTTTGATCTCACGATTGAGTCTCTCCAACAGGTTGGTCGTACGAATGCGTCTTTGGTGCTTTTGTGGAAAGTGGAAGCAGGCCAGAGCATGGATGATATCCTGGTCTATCTTCTCCACCACATTGGGCAGTATCTCTTCATAGGTGTCCATCAAGGAAGATAGGCGCTCTTGTGCACTGGCCTGATCGGGTGCATTGAAAACGTCTTTGAGAGCCTGTGCAACTTCGCGTTGATACTTAGGCGGTGTGATACCTTTGATATTTCGGTGAAAGTGCGTTTGACAATGCTGCCAAGATGCCCCCTGAAAGTGTCGTTTGATGGCATTTTGTAAGCCTTCGTGATGCTCAGAGATAACCAGATGCACACCCTTTAACCCACGCTTTTTAAGGTCTTTAAACAAGGCCGCATACACAGCTTCTGTCTCAGTGTGCGCCACGGCAATGGCCAAAATGTCTCGGTGCCCACTCCCTGAGATCCCAGAAACGATTAAGACGGCCTCAGAAGCGACCTGTCCAAGAGATCGGATGTGGAGATAAGTCGCATCAATGATCAGATAAGGGTATGCTTGCTCAAGGGGACGCCCCCGCCAGGCAGTAATGTCTGCATCAAGGTCTTGACAAAGTTCACTGACCTGAGACTTTGAGACGCTGGTCCCACATAAGGCTTCTGTGATCTTTGTCACTTTGCGTGTGGAGACCCCTTGCACATACGCCTTTTGAAGGGCAAGAATCAGCGCTTTTTCACTGCGTTGAAACCGTGAGAATAACTCGCTGCTAAATCGCCCTTCCCGATCTTGAGGAACGCACAGTTCGATACGGCCTACGCGCGTCTTGAGAACACGCGGTTTATACCCATTACGGTAGCCCGTACGGTCGCTGGTTCTTTGATAGGGTTCTGCTTGTAAAAACGACGTGATCTCCGCTTCGAGGAACTGCTGGAGGAAGCGTGTGATGGCCTGATTGAGAAAATCAGGGTCATTCAAAAGTGCAAATTGCTCTCTTTGAGTAATTTTAATATCTTTGGGGTAAGTCATCGTAGCCTCCAAGGTTAGGGTTTATACTTCGTTCACCCCTATTTTAAGATTTTTCTCGGAGCTACGGTGACTTTTTACTTTTTACAGAAATATAGGGACGCTATCAAAAGATGCCTGCGATGAGTGCTGTCACCGCAGGCAATAAACCCTTAACACGAAGGGAGGTGAATTATATGAGAATTACCAGAAGAACCGCAGTAAGACGACTACCGAGACGAAGAATTCCGGTAACATTCGAGGTTAAAACGGTTCTAAAATGTGGTAGCCGAACCACTACGAGGACCAGAAGGGTCACAAGATACATATAATCACCGTCATAGATATACAAAAATCTGCAACTACCGGCAATACTGCTCATTTTAGCAGTATTGCCACTTACCCTATTCAAAGGAGTTAGATATGGCATGCAGGGTCGGAATCACTACAGATCCCAATAGGCGCAAACGTGAGTGGGAGACTCAGTATCCCACTCTTAGG
This window encodes:
- a CDS encoding PIN domain-containing protein, whose product is MSNKYLIVDTNVLLHYQPINQINWSKISGCENPIIYVPLIVIEELDKHKDQHRLAKMRERARKTLALIDKVIGDKFSGDLREGVQLIVESVPPKVDWEELKLEKNKPDHQVIASAFAKNSDSNQVAVVHRDYTIKLTLRRLKLQSLELPAELLLEDAVDESDREIKTLRLENERLKSRLPKLCLESGKNSNRGLIVVGPKLHPYSPTELEDILQRLRGKYPLMEMENTQNEYLSRPGAIPSSTASLTLSRGITSMSTPKNIADMLNKSDLLNKSVITNEQRKHYNDELYAFFEEYRNWLIQTRGIEIQRSLFRPLDLWIFNSGSCPAQDVDVKVRFPNFVSVSIDENSLYLPPEPKPPERPKPKNIFESYLTPDFRTDLSSLHFRSLSDLNRLTNFQPEASIYEDDRGTCVAMHWDNLKHGYRYQISPIPHVQFESYEFVKSFQLEYWISAANLSSAREGTFNVEVRID
- a CDS encoding IS256 family transposase; amino-acid sequence: MTYPKDIKITQREQFALLNDPDFLNQAITRFLQQFLEAEITSFLQAEPYQRTSDRTGYRNGYKPRVLKTRVGRIELCVPQDREGRFSSELFSRFQRSEKALILALQKAYVQGVSTRKVTKITEALCGTSVSKSQVSELCQDLDADITAWRGRPLEQAYPYLIIDATYLHIRSLGQVASEAVLIVSGISGSGHRDILAIAVAHTETEAVYAALFKDLKKRGLKGVHLVISEHHEGLQNAIKRHFQGASWQHCQTHFHRNIKGITPPKYQREVAQALKDVFNAPDQASAQERLSSLMDTYEEILPNVVEKIDQDIIHALACFHFPQKHQRRIRTTNLLERLNREIKRRADVVQIFPNRQACERLIGALCMEWSDEWITGRRYLDMTD